ACACTCAAACAAGTGAAGCAATATACAGTGAAGAAAAGAGAACTCACAGCATCCTTAATCTTAGTTGTAATATCAATAGCTTTATCATGAGCAAGTTTCAAGCAATGCATGATAAATCTATGAGAGACACCCTCTCCCCCAGCCTTCTGAATCGCACAAACGTCGCCGTTTGAATTAAGCGTCGCAGTCATGCGTCCCGTCATCACACACTCTTCTTCATGCGTAGGATCTATCACCTACAcacataaaccctaaaccctaactAAAAGCTCCAAAACCGAAATcatgcaaaaagaaaaaaacggAAGAATCCTTACAAGGAGATTTTCATTGCTGAAAAATCCAAACGTAACAGCAATCGGGAGATGATGTATAATCAACGGAATCGGATCGCGCTCTTCGGGAGGATGCACCACCACTTCCTGGCCGTCTTCTCCGGCCAGCGAGCATTCCGGCCGTCGGAACGTCAACAGAGAAGCCAGCGCCGCGATATTGGCAGCGTCAACGAGATTTCCGGCATTGTCGAGGATGTGGATATCAACGCGAATGGCCCAAACGAGTTTGCCGGAGAGGACACAGAGCGACTCGGTGTCGATGGCACGGCTTTCGCGCAGGCCGCGGTCGACGACGCGGCCAAGCTCGACGGCGGACTCGGCCGGGCGACCGGGCTCGAAGGAGGGGTCGGCCATGGGAGAGAACTCGGTGAAGATGGAGAGGGAGCCCTCGTTGGGCCTGTCTTTGTAGGGCCTAACGAGTTGGGCTGTGACGAAGGTGATGACGTGGGTGTGGCCCAAATGGACCTCCGCGGAGCCGTCTTGCTTGGCGAGGTTGATGGTGAGCTTGCGGTGGTCGGAGGGGCGGCGGCCGTCGACACGGAGGTCGGACAGAAGAGCCGCTTCGATGAATTTGTTGTCGTTGAGAGGCATTCGCCAACTGTTTGCTAGCCTCTGCTCCATCTTCACTGCCTCTGCTTCGCAATGTTTGGGTTTTAGGTCAAAACTATTCTTATTACTTCAATATCACTCTCTGTAACTGggtttatattatgttatttcaatctaaatatattttttttcttttaataagtattttacgagatatatattcttttatttaattttaaatgtatttttggtttaaatattttttatattttactagTGGAAA
The sequence above is a segment of the Phaseolus vulgaris cultivar G19833 chromosome 2, P. vulgaris v2.0, whole genome shotgun sequence genome. Coding sequences within it:
- the LOC137810268 gene encoding exosome complex component RRP45A-like, with amino-acid sequence MEQRLANSWRMPLNDNKFIEAALLSDLRVDGRRPSDHRKLTINLAKQDGSAEVHLGHTHVITFVTAQLVRPYKDRPNEGSLSIFTEFSPMADPSFEPGRPAESAVELGRVVDRGLRESRAIDTESLCVLSGKLVWAIRVDIHILDNAGNLVDAANIAALASLLTFRRPECSLAGEDGQEVVVHPPEERDPIPLIIHHLPIAVTFGFFSNENLLVIDPTHEEECVMTGRMTATLNSNGDVCAIQKAGGEGVSHRFIMHCLKLAHDKAIDITTKIKDAVEIHNNERALRKIKRHSSSVVVDVCGASAGIGEKQNQLVGDEDGSGLENLKLKEEENSMECEATPSGQEHSKDGDSKNFTGGSSSWDPYSEAVDSDLLKASLASRGPSVPIKRKDSRSETKPKEPPQEIKTDFSPIDKSLTGGQSNEGKTLKDAVKPKHKRKKKVSSNNQN